One part of the Eucalyptus grandis isolate ANBG69807.140 chromosome 10, ASM1654582v1, whole genome shotgun sequence genome encodes these proteins:
- the LOC104422682 gene encoding lysine histidine transporter 1, which yields MGTYDNSHYIEEKLAKQKEIDDWLPITSSRNAKWWYSAFHNVTAMVGAGVLSLPYAMSELGWGPGVAVLVLSWVITLYTLWQMVEMHEMVPGKRFDRYHELGQYAFGEKLGLYIVVPQQLVVEVGVNIVYMVTGGKSLQKFHDTVCPSCKKLKTTYFIMIFASVHFVLSHLPNFNSIAGVSLAAAVMSLSYSTIAWGASVEKGVQPGVKYSYRSSTTAGKVFDFFSALGDVAFAYAGHNVVLEIQATIPSTPEKPSKGPMWRGVIVAYIVVALCYFPVALIGYWVFGNSVQDNILMSLNKPRWLIALANMFVVIHVIGSYQIYAMPVFDMIETVLVKKLHFKPTGMLRFVARTVYVAFTMFIAITFPFFGGLLSFFGGFAFAPTTYFLPCIMWLAIYKPRKFSLSWWSNWVCIILGLLLMILAPIGGLRQIILAAKTYKFYS from the exons ATGGGAACGTACGACAACAGTCACTAC ATTGAGGAGAAACTAGCGAAGCAGAAGGAAATCGATGACTGGCTTCCCATCACCTCTTCGAGGAACGCGAAATGGTGGTACTCGGCCTTCCACAATGTCACGGCCATGGTCGGAGCCGGCGTCCTCAGCCTCCCCTACGCCATGTCGGAACTTGGATG GGGTCCTGGTGTAGCTGTGCTAGTCCTCTCATGGGTCATCACCCTGTACACGTTGTGGCAAATGGTCGAGATGCACGAGATGGTCCCTGGAAAAAGGTTCGATCGGTACCATGAGCTCGGGCAGTACGCATTCGGCGAGAAGCTTGGACTCTATATCGTGGTCCCTCAGCAGCTGGTCGTTGAGGTTGGTGTCAACATTGTGTACATGGTCACCGGAGGGAAGTCGCTGCAGAAGTTCCACGACACCGTATGCCCGAGCTgcaagaaattgaagacaaCCTACTTCATCATGATCTTTGCCTCTGTCCACTTTGTCCTCTCCCATCTCCCCAACTTCAACTCCATCGCCGGCGTCTCCCTCGCTGCAGCTGTTATGTCTCTGAG TTACTCAACCATAGCTTGGGGAGCTTCCGTAGAGAAGGGCGTTCAGCCAGGCGTGAAGTACAGTTATAGGTCATCGACCACGGCTGGGAAGGTCTTCGACTTCTTCAGTGCCTTGGGCGATGTGGCTTTCGCCTATGCAGGGCACAATGTGGTCCTGGAGATTCAGGCGACCATCCCCTCCACTCCTGAGAAGCCGTCCAAGGGCCCGATGTGGAGAGGAGTCATTGTCGCCTACATTGTCGTGGCTCTCTGCTACTTCCCAGTCGCTCTAATTGGTTACTGGGTGTTTGGGAACTCGGTCCAGGACAATATCCTCATGTCCCTGAACAAACCGAGGTGGCTCATTGCATTGGCCAACATGTTTGTCGTCATCCATGTTATTGGAAGTTACCAG ATTTACGCAATGCCAGTGTTTGACATGATAGAGACTGTATTGGTGAAAAAATTGCACTTCAAGCCAACTGGAATGCTTCGTTTTGTGGCTCGCACTGTTTACGTGG CGTTCACAATGTTCATCGCCATCACTTTCCCATTCTTCGGCGGCCTTCTTTCGTTTTTCGGAGGGTTTGCTTTTGCCCCGACGACATACTTT CTTCCTTGCATAATGTGGCTCGCAATCTACAAGCCGAGGAAGTTTAGCCTATCCTGGTGGTCAAACTGG GTTTGCATCATATTGGGGCTTCTGTTGATGATCTTAGCACCCATTGGAGGACTCCGGCAAATCATCCTCGCGGCCAAGACatacaaattttattcttaG